The segment GGGCGCGGTCCAGGATCAGCTCGGCCACCGCCGAGGTGTCCAGGGCCGGGCGGGTCTGCGGCGGGCAGCACAGGCTGGTCACGCCACCGGCCACGGCCGCGCGGGTCTCGCTGGCGATGGTGCCTTTGCGGCTATAGCCGGGCTCGCGCAGCGACACGCCCAGGTCCACCAGGCCAGGGGCGACGACCAGGCCATCGGCCTGAAGGGTGCGGTTGGCGGTAAAGCCAACGGGCGCGGCGCCCATGGCGGCAATGCGGCCGCCCTCCAGGTGCAGGTCGGTGACCTGGTCAAGGCCGCTTTGAGGGTCGATGACCCGGGCGCCAAGAATGCTGATGCTCACTGGGCGATCTCCTGGTCGAGTTGACGTTGTACGTTTTGCCCGCTCATGGCCATGGACAGCACGGCCATGCGCACGGCGATCCCGTAGGTGACCTGGTTCAGGATCACCGAATGCTTGCCATCGGCCACGGCAGATTCGATTTCCACTCCACGGTTGATCGGACCGGGGTGCATGACGATGGCGTCCGGCTTGGCCCCTGCCAGGCGGGCAGTGGTCAGGCCGAACAGGCGGTAGAACTCGCCTTCGCTGGGCAGCAGGCCACCGGCCATGCGCTCGCGCTGCAGACGCAGCATGATCACCACGTCGACGTCCTTGAGGCCTTCGGCCAGGTCGGTGTACACCTTCACGCCATACTGCTCGATGCCGATCGGGATCAGGGTTTTCGGGCCGATCACGCGAATGTCCGGGCAGCCCAGCGCCTTGAGCGCGAGCATGTCCGAACGTGCCACGCGCGAATGAAGGATATCGCCGACGATGGCAACCGAGAGGTTCTCGAAGCCGCCCTTGTGCCGGCGAATGGTGAGCATGTCGAGCATGCCCTGGGTCGGGTGCGCATGGCGGCCGTCACCGCCGTTGATCACGGCCACCTCCGGGCACACGTGCTCGGCAATGAAGTGCGCCGCGCCCGAATCCGAGTGGCGCACCACGAACATATCGGCGGCCATGGCTTCAAGGTTGCGCAGGGTATCGAACAGCGTCTCGCCTTTGCTGGTCGAGGAGGTCGACACATTCAGGCTGATCACGTCGGCGGACAGGCGCTGGGCGGCCAGCTCGAACGTGGTCCGGGTGCGGGTGGAGTTCTCGAAGAAGACGTTGCACACCGTCTTGCCACGCAGCAGCGGCACTTTCTTCACGGCGCGGGCGCCGACTTCCAGGAAGGAATCGGCAGTGTCGAGGATTTCGGTCAGCAGTTCGCGGGGCAAACCGTCAAGCGAAAGGAAATGGCGCAGCTGGCCCTGATCATTGAGCTGCAGCGGGCGCTTGGCGTCGATTGGCGTCATCGCGGGGGACTCTTAAAGGGCGGTAGCGGGGGCGAGGTCCTGGCGCTCGAGGGCGAGCGGTGCGGGTCCGGTCAATTTTACCCGTTCATGGGCCGCCAGTGACAAGGTGGCGCCGAGCACATTCGGGCGGATGGGCAGCTCGCCTGCATCCAGGTCCAGCAGGCAGACCAGGGTGACGCTGGCCGGACGGCCGTAGTCGAACAGTTCGTTGAGGGCGGCGCGAATGGTGCGACCGCTCATCAGCACGTCGTCCACCAGCACCAGGTGCTGGCCTTCGATCTCAAATGGCAGCTCCGAGGGGCGCACCTGCGGGTGCAGGCCATTCTGGCTGAAGTCGTCTCGATAGAACGACACGTCAAGCGTACCCATGGCACTGGTGTCGTCCATGGCCTGTTGCAATGCCTGGGCCACCCACACGCCTCCGGTGCGAATGCCGATGTAGCGTGGCTCGACGATGGCACGGCGGGCCAGATGGGCGCGAAGGTCGACAGCCATCTGCCGGATCAGCGCGGCAGGATCAGGTAGGCTCATTGCAGGTTCCTCGGAAGGGTGCGCCGGATGCATCCGGTCGCGAAGATGATCAGGTATTGGCCTCCAGCCAGCCTTGCAGCAGCAGGGCGGCGGCGATGGCGTCGACCGGGTTGTCCCGGTACGTGCCGCGCTGGCCGCCACGGGCCATGCGCTCGCCCTTGGCCTCGAACGTGGTCAGGCGTTCGTCATGGGTATGCACCGGCAGGTTGAAGCGCCCATTGAGGCGGCGGGCGAATTTTTCGGCCCGGGCGCTCATTTCGCTGGGGGTGCCGTCCATGTTCAGCGGCAGGCCGACGACGATGGCGTCAGGCTTCCATTCAGCGATCAGGCGCTCGACCTGGGCCCAGTCCGGCACGCCATTCTGGGCGCGCAACGTACAGAGTTCACGGGCCTGGCCGGTGACCGCCTGGCCGACGGCCACGCCGATCTGCTTGGTGCCATAGTCGAAACCCAGCAGCAGCCGGGGTGCGGCAAGCGCGTCGGCCATCAGGCGTGGCCCGCCTGGCTGGTCAGCAGATGCAGGTTGATGCCAAGGCTCGCGGCCGCCGCTTCCAGGCGCAGCTCGCTGGTCATGGCAAACAGGATATCCGGGTCGAACGCACAGTTGAGCCAGGCGTTATCGGCCAGCTCGGCTTCGAGCTGGCCCGCTTCCCAGCCGGCATAACCCAAGGTGATCAGGCTCTTTTCCGGGCCCACGCCCTCGGCGATGGCGAACAGCACGTCCTGGGACGTGGAAAGCGAGAGGCCCTGCAGTTCCACCGTGGCCTGGTAGCTGCACTCGCTGGTATGCAGCACGAAGCCGCGGTCGGTCTGCACCGGGCCGCCTTGGTAGATAGGCACCTGCAGCGTGCTGGCCGGCGGGGTTTCGTCCGGGCGCAGTTGCTCGAGGATGTCGGCCAGGTTCAGTTCCTGCGGCTTGTTCACCACAAGCCCCATCGCGCCATGAGCATTGTGCTCGACGATGTACGTGAGGGTCTGGGCGAAGTTCGGGTCGGCCATGTGCGGCATGGCGATCAGGAACTGGTGCTTGAGGTAGCTCGGCGTGAGGTTCTTCATGGGGGATAGTGTGGCGCCACCCGGCCACCGCTGCAAGCGTGCCGGCTCAGTTGCTGGACAACCGATCACCCCTGGCGAAGCGCCAGGTACGGATGATTTCCAGCCGGTCGTACTCGGCCAGATCACCGGTGAACGGCGCGAACGGTGCGGCCAGGCGCACGATGCGCTGGGCAGCCTGGTCCAGCACGGGCTGGCCGGACGATTCAAGCACCAGCACTTCGTAGAGTGACCCGTCGCGGTTGATCGAGACCATCATGCGCAGGTTGCCGTAGATCTGCTGCCGGCGTGCCTCGTCCGGATAATTCAGGTTACCCACGCGTTCGACTTTCTTGCGCCATTCCTCTTTGTACCAGGCGCCCTTGTCGCGCATGGTCGAGGCCGCATTCAGGCGATGGATACGCGGGCGCTTGGCATATTGCTGCTGCTCATTGGCAAGCTCTGCCTCAAGGCTGGCGATCTGGCTGGACAGCTGCGAGCTGTCGAACTCGCGCACGGGCGTGCTCGGCTTGGGCTGGGGCTTGCTTTCCCGTGGCTTGGGCTCGACCTTCTGCGCCTTCGGAGCCTTGGTCGCGACCGCCGACTTCTGCGGGGGCGGCGGTACCTCGGGCCTGGCGGCAGGTGGCGGGGTGATCTTGTTGATCTTGGTGTCCTGGAAAGGCGCAAGCTCGGTGGTCTTGGGCACGGCCTTCTTGTCCAGGGTGCCGCTGCCTTGCTGGTTGTCTTGCGCCTGGAAGTCGGCCTTTTCCGGCGGCTTTTCGCTTTTGAACGTGGCCAGGGTGATGTCCGTGGTGCGGCTGATCTGCGCCGGCTTGACCACGGTAAAGCCCACCCCGAGGATCAACGCCAGGTGCACCAGCGCCGCCAGAAACAGCGTGAAGCCCAGCCTGTCCACCGGGCGAACGCGGGGCGGCAACAGGTCGGCGGGGATGTCAGCGGGCAGCGTCATCAGGTATCCAGGGGCATCGTCGAGCTACAAACGGCACGCAACAGGCAGCAGAGGCACGGGGCGGGCGTACCGGTCTTGCAGCCTGTCGTTTGCGGGTGAGCATGATACCCCACGCCAGTCCGTTACCGAATGTCCGTGGTCAACGCGTCTTGAGCTGGCGATCAATGGCATCCATCAGCTGGCCGCCGATGTCGGTGCCGTAGGCGGCGTCGATTTCGCGGATGCAGGTGGGGCTGGTCACGTTGATTTCGGTGAGGTAGTCGCCAATCACGTCCAGACCGACGAACAGCAGGCCCTTCTGGCGCAATGTCGGGCCTACCTGCGCCGCGATCCAGCGGTCGCGCTCGCTCAGGGGGCGTGCTTCGCCACGACCGCCGGCTGCCAGGTTGCCACGGGTTTCGCCGCTGGCCGGAATACGGGCCAGGCAGTAGTCGATCGGCTCGCCGTCGATCATCAGGATACGCTTGTCGCCGTCCTTGATCGCCGGCAGGTAGGCCTGGGCCATGATCTGCTGAGTACCCAGCAGGGTCAGGGTTTCGAGGATCACCGACAGGTTCGGGTCGCCCGCCCGGTGACGGAAGATCGACGTGCCGCCCATGCCATCCAGGGGCTTGAGGATCACATCGCCATGCTCGGCGGCAAACGCGCGGATGATGTCCGGGCGACGGCTGACCAGGGTGGGTGGCGTACATTGCGGGAACAGCGTGGCGAACAGCTTTTCGTTGCAGTCACGCAGGCTCTGAGGGCGGTTGACCACCAGCACGCCTTCGCTTTCGGCTTGTTCGAGCAGGTAGGTGCTGTAGACGAATTCCAGGTCGAAGGGTGGGTCCTTGCGCATCAGGATCACGTCCAGTTCGGCCAGGGCGCTGTCCTGCTCCTCGCCCAGCTCGTACCAGCGGGCCGGGTCTGCGTGCACCGTCAACGGGCGCATGCGCGCACGTGCCTTGCCTTGACCTTGATACAGGTCGCGCTGCTCCATGTAGAACAGGCTCCAGCCGCGTGCCTGGGCAGCCAGCAACATGGCCAGCGAACTGTCCTTCTTGTAGGAGATGGACGCGATAGGGTCCATGACAATGCCGAGGCGAACGCTCATGGGGTGGTTCCTCTTGGCGGCGTGGCCGCGATGGATCGAAAGAAAAGTGGCTCAGGGTGGCGCCGCCAACGCCGCCGGTCAAGGGGCGCGGCAGATGGAATGGCTACCCGGACTGTGCTAAAAATGCAGCTTCAAGCCTTCGGCTACACGCCTCAAGCGAAAAGCGGCCACGGGCCCATTGGGCTTTCCTGTAGCGTGGCGCTTGCAACGTGCAGCTCAATTCCCCGGGTAGGCGTTTATGGAACAACCCCTGAAAGTGATGGTGATCGACGATTCACGCACCATTCGCCGCACGGCGCAGATGCTGCTCGGTGAGGTGGGCTGCGAGGTCATCACTGCCAGCGATGGCTTCGATGCCCTGGCCAAGATTGTCGATCACAACCCGGCCGTGATCTTCGTCGATGTCTTGATGCCGCGTCTGGACGGCTATCAGACGTGCGCGGTGATCAAGCAGAACAGCACCTTCAAGGACGTCCCGGTGATTCTGTTGTCGTCGCGCGACGGTCTGTTCGACAAGGCCCGTGGGCGTGTGGTCGGTTCTGATCAGTTTCTGACCAAACCGTTTACCAAGGAAGAACTGATCGAGGCGATACAGGCCCATGTACCTGGGTTTGCCACCGCTCAACAAACAGCACCCTGACCGCGCCCTGCCATGGCACGGTCTTTCGAATCCTGATGGGGAACCCGTATGGCCCGCGTTCTGATTGTCGACGACTCGCCGACAGAGATGTATCGATTGACCCAATGGCTGGAAAACCACGGGCACGAGGTACTCAAGGCCAACAACGGCGCCGATGGCGTGGCCCTTGCCCGGCAGGAGAAGCCCGATGCAGTGCTCATGGATATCGTGATGCCAGGCATGAACGGCTTCCAGGCCACTCGCCAGCTCAGCAAGGACCCGGAGACCAAGGGCATTCCGGTCATCGTGGTGACCACCAAGGATCAGGAAACCGACCGCATCTGGGCGACGCGCCAGGGCGCACGTGACTTCCTGACCAAACCTGTGGAAGAAGACGCACTGGTGCACAAGCTCCAAGAGGTGCTGGGGGCTTGACCACACGCCCGCAGGGAGCGTCGCTGACCGCCTTCGAACTGTTGCTGGATATCGATCGGCGCTGCCGCCTGCTGGTAGCCGACCAACCGGCTTCGGGTGACAGGTTGCGGCAGTGGAGCGGCATCGGTTTTCGTGTAGCCGGGCAATGGTTCGTCGCCCCCATGGGCGAGGTGGCCGAAGTGCTGCGTGAGCCCCGCAGTAGTCGAGTACCTGGGGTGCAACCCTGGGTATGCGGGGTGGCCAATCTGCGTGGCCGGTTGCTGCCCGTGATGGACCTGGGCCGTTTCCTCGGCCTGGGCAGTGCTGTGCCCGGCAAGCAACGGCGCGTCCTGGTGCTTGATCACGAGGCGCTTTTCGTTGGCCTGCTGGTGGACGAAGTGGTAGGCCTGCAGCACTTTGCAATCGACAGCCTGCAACCCGCGCTGCCGGTGACCGATGCTGCCGGGCCCTTCGTTCAGGGGCGCTTTGAACGCGACCACGACTACTGGGCGATTTTCAGCCCCTTTGCCCTGGCCCAGGCACCGGGCTTTCTCGATGTGGCGTTATAGGACCTTGCAAACGTGAACCAGCCTGCTCCCCCCGTCACCGCCACTACCGTGAGCCCCCGCACCCGCAGCATTGCGCAGATCACTGTGCTGTTCCTGATCCTGATCCTCTCGATCATTCTGCTGTTCGCCAATTTCGCCTACCTCAACACCCAGTCTAACTACGACAAGCAGTACATCGGCCATGCCGGCGAGCTGCGCGTGTTGTCCCAGCGCATCGCCAAGAACGCCACTGAAGCGGCTGCCGGCAAGGGCGTAGCCTTCAGGCTGCTGTCCGATGCACGCAACGACTTCGAGCGTCGCTGGGGCTACCTGCGCGAAGGCGACAAGGCCACCGGCCTGCCTGCGGCGCCAGCCTCGGTGCGCGGAGAGATGGAAGCGGTGCGCGATGACTGGGAGAGCCTGCGCAAGAGCACCGACACCATCCTGGCCAGCGAACAGACCGTGCTGTCCTTGCACCAGGTGGCGGCCACCCTGGCCGAAACCGTCCCGCAGTTGCAGGTCGAATACGAAAAGGTGGTCGAAATCCTGCTGCAAAGTGGCGCCCCGGCCAGCCAGGTTGCCGTGGCACAGCGCCAGCTGCTGCTGGCCGAACGTATCCTGGGGTCGGTCAACACCGTACTGGCCGGCGATGCGGCGGCGGCGCAGGCCGCCGATGCCTTCGGCCGCGATGCTGGCCGCTTCGGCCAGGTGCTCGAGGGCATGCTCAAGGGCGATGCTGCCATTGGCGTGACCCGTGTCGAAGACGCCGATGCCAGGGCGCGGCTGGCGGAAATCGCCGAGCTGTTCCAGTTCGTGGCCGGCTCGGTCGATGAAATTCTCGAGACCTCGCCGGAGCTGTTCCGGGTGCGGGAGGCGGCCGGCAGCATTTTCAGCCTGTCGCAGACCTTGCTCGAGGAAGCCTCGCACCTGGCCAACGGCTTCGAGAACCTGGCCAGCGGGCGCACGCTCGATACCGTTGGGGGGTATGCACTGGGCTTGTTGGCACTGGCCTCGATCATCCTCATCGGCCTGGTCATGGTGCGCACCACCAACCGTCAATTGCGTGAGACCGCCGAAAAGAACGAACGCAACCAGCAGGCGATCATGCGCCTGCTCGATGAAATCGAAGAGTTGGCAGATGGCGACCTGACGGTGACCGTCTCGGTGACCGAAGACTTCACCGGTGCCATCGCCGACTCCATCAACTACTCCGTCGACCAATTGCGCGACCTGGTCGCCACCATCAACCACAGCGCAGTACAGGTCGCCTCGGCGGTGCAGGACACGCAGAATACGGCCCGCCAGTTGGCCAAGGCGTCCGAGCAGCAGGCCGAACAGATCAGCGAAGCCTCCGAGGCAGTCGGGGACATGGTCGAGTCGATCGACCGTGTTTCGGCCCATGCCTACGAATCGGCCAAGGTCGCCGAGCGGTCCGTGGCCATTGCCAACAAGGGCAATGAGGTGGTGCACAACACCATCGACGGCATGAACAACATTCGCGAGCAGATCCAGGACACCGCCAAGCGCATCAAGCGCCTGGGCGAATCGTCCCAGGAAATCGGCGATATCGTCAGCCTGATCGACGACATCGCCGACCAGACCAACATCCTGGCCTTGAACGCCGCTATCCAGGCCTCCCTGGCGGGTGAGGCAGGGCGCGGGTTCGCCGTGGTCGCGGACGAGGTCCAGCGCCTGGCCGAGCGCTCGTCCTCCGCTACACGGCAGATCGAAGCCCTTGTACGGACCATTCAGGCCGACACCAACGAAGCGGTCATCTCCATGGAACAGACCACGGCCGAAGTCGTGCGAGGCGCCAGGCTGGCCCAGGACGCCGGCGTGGCGCTGGCCGAGATCGAAGGCGTTTCGCAGAACCTTGCCGACCTTATCCACAGCATTTCCGATGCGGCCCAGCTGCAAACCTCCTCGGCGGGGCAGATCTCACACACCATGGCCGTCATCCAGCAGATCACCGCCCAGACGTCCGCAGGTTCCGGCGCCACCGCCGACAGTATTCGTCACCTGGCGCGCATGGCCAGCGAGATGCGTCGCTCGGTTTCCGGGTTCACCCTGCCGGCACCTGCCGAGCCCCATTGAGAAATGCCCATGTCCACGCCCATGCCCGGCTCCATTGCTGGCCCTGCTCGCCACGATACCGTGGGCTTGGCCTGGACCAAGGCTGCCCTGCTCGATTGCCTGGGGCAGGGGCGCCAGGCGCTGGAACGCTTTGCCGGCGAGCCTGAAGACCTGTCGCTACTCACCTTCGTGGCGGACAACCTGCACCAGGTCCACGGTTGCCTGGTGATGCTGGAGTTGCCTGGGGCCACGCGCCTTGCCCAGGAGCTGGAAATGCTCGTGACCGACCTGGCCAGCGGTAAGGTCACCCCGCGAGGCGACTGCCTGGGCGCGCTGTTCAGGGGCCTGGAGCTGTTGCCTTCGTACCTTGAACGTCTGCGCGGCGCTCGCCATGACCTGCCACTGGTGATGTTGCCGCTACTCAACCAGCTGCGTGCTTGCCGAGGCGCGGAACCGGTGGTTCATGGCCGTCTGCTCGGCAGTGCAGGCCAGCGTCTGGCAGGTGCCGAGGACCTGGCGAACCTTGACGTGTCGCTGGGCAACTGGCGCGAGCAGTTGCAGGCCGGGGAGGGCCGCGATGCGCTAAGGTCGGTGGTGGCGGCATTGTGTGACGACCTCATGCGCATCAAGGACCGCCTGGACCAGTTCGTGCGCAGCGACCGGCAGCACAATGAACAACTGGAGGTGTTGCTCGCTCCTCTGCGCCACGTGGCCGACACCCTGGCTGTGCTGGGTTTCCAGCAGCCGCGTCGGGTCATCATCGATCAAGTGATGACGCTGCAAGGGCTGGCCCAGGGCGATCGGGCCGTGGATGACGCGGTGTTGATGGATGTGGCGGGGGCATTGCTGTATGTGGAGGCCACGCTCAACGGCATGGTCGGGCCGCTCGAAGAAGGGGGAGAGGCAGGCCTGCCGGGCGCCGATGTCGCCGAGATTCGCCTGGTCGTGCTGCGAGAGTCGCTGAACGTGTTGCAGCAAGCCAAGGACCTGTTGGGCGATTGCCTGGAGTCGGGTTGGCCCCGTCAACACCTGCAGGCCTTGCCAGGTTTGCTTCAGCAGGTGCGCGGCGCCTTGGCCATGCTGATGCTGCCGGCAGCTACCGAGGTGTTCGCGCGCTGCACGGCGTTTGTCCAGGGCTGGGTACAACAGGCGCAGGCCGACCCCTCCTCCGAGGAGCTGACGCTGCTGGCCGAAGCCTTGAGCGCTGGCGAATGCTACCTGCAATGGCGCGTGGCCGACCCGCTGGCCGATGCCCAGCGCTTCATCGTCATGGCCCGCGAGCGTCTGGGGGCGTTGGGCGTCCACTGTTCCACCGCACAAGAGCATGCCGACCTGGAGGAGGGGGACGGCCTTCAGGACGAGTTGCGTGGCGTATTCATCGAAGAAGCCCAAACACTGCTTCAGGACATTGAGCGGCACTGGCTGAACTGGCGTGCCGACCACCAGCAGCAGGACGCGCTGATCGACGTGCACCGGGCGTTGCATACGCTCAAGGGCGCAGCCCGCCTGGTGCATGCCCAGGCGTTGGCAGAGCTGGCTTGGGCCGCCGAGCACCTGCTCAACCGCGTGCTTGCCGGCCGCAACGTGCTTGGCGCAGACGGGCAGATAGCGCTTGAGCAAGCGTTCGCGCAACTGCCCGAGGTGCTCGCCGACTTCGCCGCAGGGCACCTGCCGCACGTGAGCGCAGTACAGCAATTGGTGGGCCGCCTGCATGCCCTTGCCGAGCGCGATTTGCCAGCCGCGGCCAACGCGCAGGGGCTCGACCCGCAGTTGCTGGACATCTTCCGTTCCGAGGCGCAAGGCCACCTGGCCAGCCTCGATACATTCCTGGCACATGCCCAGCACGGCGTCCCTGTGGACGACGCCCTGCAGCGGGCCTTGCACACCCTCAAGGGCAGTGCGGCCATGGCCGGGGTCTTGCCCATGGCCGAACTTGCCACCGTATTCGATCGGCTGGTGCGTGAGTACAAGGCGCACGACCTGCTGCTCGACGAAACAGAGCTGCGCTGGCTCACGTCCGCCGCCTCCATGTTCGGGCAGGGCCTGGCGCAATTATCCACCACCCCGCTCGCCCCCCTGCCCGGCGCGGCCCAGTTGATCGAGCAGGTTGAGTTGGCCCTGGATGCGCGTATTGCCGCCCTGGGTGGCGATGCGCATGCCTCGACCGGCAACGCCCGCGACCCGCAACAGGTCGCAACGTTCCTGTCACAGGCCATGGACCGTCTGCTGGATGCCGAGACGTTGCTGGCCGACTGGCAGCGGCACCCGGCCCAACGGGGGGCCTTGGACACGCTGCTCGATGACATGACCGAACTTGCCCATGCCGCCCATTCAGCCGATCTGTGGCAGGTCGATGAGGTGTGCGAAGCGTTGCTGGACCTGTACGGTGCCGTGGAGGAGGGCAGTCTGCCTGCCGATGGGCAGTTCTTCACCCAAGCCCAGCACGCCCACGAAGCGCTGCTGGACATGCTCGACGAGCTGGCTGCTGGCCAGAACGTAGCCCCGCGTACGGCGCTGGTGACCCGTCTGCGCGATCTGCAGGGGCAAGGGCTGGCTCCGGATGCCACCGGGCGCGTGGGCCTCGACAGTGTCACACCGCTGCACCCGGACATGGACGTGCAGCTGATCGACACACCGACCCCTGACGTAGCCCTCGACCCGGCGCCAGTACAGCCGTCCCAGGCTCCGGAAAGCGCCGGGGAAGAGCTGATGGAGGTCTTTCTCGAAGAAAGCTCGGACATCGTCGAGAGCGCTGCGGCGGCCCTGGCGCGGTGGCAGGCCGACCCACGCAGCACGGTGGAGGTGGACAACCTGATGCGCGACCTGCACACCCTCAAAGGGGTGGCACGCATGGTCGAAATCGGCCCCATCGGTGACCTGGCCCATGAGCTGGAATTTTTGTACGAGTTGCTCGCGGCAGGGCGCCTGCCACCGAGCGGGGCCTTGTTCTCGCTGTTGCAGAACTGCCACGACCGCCTGGCGCACATGCTCGATGCCGTGCGCCTGGGGCAACCGCTGCACGCTGCCACGGCGCTGATCGATTACATCCGCAACTTCAGCAGCGCAGGGCTGACCGACAGCGCGGCCGGCACCAGCCCGGTCGAAACTGCCGCCAGCGAAGGGCCGGCAGTAACCCCTGAGCGCGTACCGGGGGACATGGTCAAGGTCGATGCCGAATTGCTGGACGACCTGGGCAACCTGGCCGGTGAGCATTCGATCATCCGTGGGCGTATCGAGCAGCAGGTCAACGACGCCCAGTTCACGCTCAACGAAATGGAAACCACGCTCGAGCGCATGCGTGACCAACTGCTACGCCTGGATATCGAAACCCAGGGCCGGATTTCCAGCCGCCAGCAGATCGAAGGCGATGTCTATGAAGATTTCGACCCACTGGAAATGGACCGCCACTCGCAGTTGCAGCAGTTGTCGCGGGCCCTGTTCGAGTCGGCCTCGGACCTGCTGGACCTGAAGGAGACCATGGCCCAGCGCGCCCAGGAAGCCTACGGCCTGCTCCAGCAGCAGGCGCGGGTCAACAGCCAACTGCAGGAAGGCCTGACGGCAACGTTAATGGTGCCCTTCGAACGCCTGGTGCCGCGCTTGCAGCGCGTGGTGCGGCAGGTGGCGAGCGAGCTGGGCAAGCAGGTCGAGCTGGTGGTGGGCAACGCCGAGGGGGAGCTGGATCGCAGCGTGCTGGAACGCATGGTGGCGCCCCTTGAACACATGTTGCGCAATGCCGTCGACCATGGCCTGGAAAGTCGCGAAGCCCGATTGGCCGCGGGCAAGCCCGAGCAGGGCACGATCCACCTGAACCTGCTGCACGAGGGGGCGGACATCGTCATCGAGATGACCGACGACGGCGCCGGCGTGCCGCTGCACGCTGTCCGGCTCAAGGCCATCAAGCGCGGTCTGCTGGACCCGCAGGCGCAGCTGAGCGACCACGAGATACTGCAGTTCATCCTCAGGCCGGGCTTTTCCACGGCCGAAAAGATCACGCAGATCTCAGGGCGGGGCCTGGGCATGGACGTCGTCCACGAAGAGGTCAAGCAGTTGGGCGGCTCGATGACCATCGAGTCGGCCCAGGGCAAGGGGGCGCGTTTCCAGATTCGCCTGCCGTTCACGGTGTCGATCAACCGCGCACTGATGGTGCACCTGGGCGATGAGCAGTACGCGATCCCGCTCAACACCATCGAAGGCATCGTGCGGGTACCGCCCGCTGAACTGGCGGCCTGCTACGAGCAGGAGCCGCCGCGCTACGCCTACGCAGGCCATCAGTACCAGCTGCGCTACCTGGGCGAGCTGGTGCAGGGCGCCCCGCGTCCCACGCTGCTGGGCCAGAGCGTGCCATTGCCCTTGCTGCTGGTGCACTCGCAGGAGCAGTCGTTCGCCATCCAGGTCGACAGCTTGTCGCCCAGCCGGGAGATCGTGGTCAAAAGCCTGGGCCCGCAGTTCGCGGCCGTTGCCGGCCTTTCGGGTGCAACGTTGCTGGGGGATGGGCGAGTGGTGCTGATTCTGGACCTTCTGGGGCAGTTGCGCGGCCAGCAACGGCGGCTTGCTCGTTTGCCTGGAGGCATGCCACGTGGGTTGCTGCCGGCAGCAACCCCGGATCGCACCTTGCTGGTGATGGTGGTGGATGACTCGGTCACGGTGCGCAAGGTCACCAGCCGGCTGTTGGAGCGCCATGGCATGAGCGTGATCACCGCCAAGGACGGAGTGGATGCCATGGCAGTGCTGGAAGGGCACCGGCCCGATGTGTTGCTGCTGGATATCGAAATGCCGCGCATGGACGGCTTCGAAGTGGCGACCCGCATTCGCCAGGACGCCCGCCTCAAGGACCTGCCCATTATCATGATCACCTCGCGTACGGGGCAGAAGCACCGCGACCGAGCCATGGCCATCGGGGTCAACGAATACCTCGGCAAGCCTTATCAGGAGTCGGTATTGCTGCACAGCATCCTCCAGTGGAGCCAGTCCCATGCTTGAACTGATAGCCGGGCAGCGCAGCAGCCTCACCGGGCTG is part of the Pseudomonas parafulva genome and harbors:
- the ruvX gene encoding Holliday junction resolvase RuvX codes for the protein MADALAAPRLLLGFDYGTKQIGVAVGQAVTGQARELCTLRAQNGVPDWAQVERLIAEWKPDAIVVGLPLNMDGTPSEMSARAEKFARRLNGRFNLPVHTHDERLTTFEAKGERMARGGQRGTYRDNPVDAIAAALLLQGWLEANT
- a CDS encoding response regulator; translation: MEQPLKVMVIDDSRTIRRTAQMLLGEVGCEVITASDGFDALAKIVDHNPAVIFVDVLMPRLDGYQTCAVIKQNSTFKDVPVILLSSRDGLFDKARGRVVGSDQFLTKPFTKEELIEAIQAHVPGFATAQQTAP
- a CDS encoding energy transducer TonB, with product MTLPADIPADLLPPRVRPVDRLGFTLFLAALVHLALILGVGFTVVKPAQISRTTDITLATFKSEKPPEKADFQAQDNQQGSGTLDKKAVPKTTELAPFQDTKINKITPPPAARPEVPPPPQKSAVATKAPKAQKVEPKPRESKPQPKPSTPVREFDSSQLSSQIASLEAELANEQQQYAKRPRIHRLNAASTMRDKGAWYKEEWRKKVERVGNLNYPDEARRQQIYGNLRMMVSINRDGSLYEVLVLESSGQPVLDQAAQRIVRLAAPFAPFTGDLAEYDRLEIIRTWRFARGDRLSSN
- a CDS encoding aspartate carbamoyltransferase catalytic subunit — encoded protein: MTPIDAKRPLQLNDQGQLRHFLSLDGLPRELLTEILDTADSFLEVGARAVKKVPLLRGKTVCNVFFENSTRTRTTFELAAQRLSADVISLNVSTSSTSKGETLFDTLRNLEAMAADMFVVRHSDSGAAHFIAEHVCPEVAVINGGDGRHAHPTQGMLDMLTIRRHKGGFENLSVAIVGDILHSRVARSDMLALKALGCPDIRVIGPKTLIPIGIEQYGVKVYTDLAEGLKDVDVVIMLRLQRERMAGGLLPSEGEFYRLFGLTTARLAGAKPDAIVMHPGPINRGVEIESAVADGKHSVILNQVTYGIAVRMAVLSMAMSGQNVQRQLDQEIAQ
- the pilH gene encoding twitching motility response regulator PilH encodes the protein MARVLIVDDSPTEMYRLTQWLENHGHEVLKANNGADGVALARQEKPDAVLMDIVMPGMNGFQATRQLSKDPETKGIPVIVVTTKDQETDRIWATRQGARDFLTKPVEEDALVHKLQEVLGA
- the pyrR gene encoding bifunctional pyr operon transcriptional regulator/uracil phosphoribosyltransferase PyrR, whose amino-acid sequence is MSLPDPAALIRQMAVDLRAHLARRAIVEPRYIGIRTGGVWVAQALQQAMDDTSAMGTLDVSFYRDDFSQNGLHPQVRPSELPFEIEGQHLVLVDDVLMSGRTIRAALNELFDYGRPASVTLVCLLDLDAGELPIRPNVLGATLSLAAHERVKLTGPAPLALERQDLAPATAL
- the gshB gene encoding glutathione synthase; protein product: MSVRLGIVMDPIASISYKKDSSLAMLLAAQARGWSLFYMEQRDLYQGQGKARARMRPLTVHADPARWYELGEEQDSALAELDVILMRKDPPFDLEFVYSTYLLEQAESEGVLVVNRPQSLRDCNEKLFATLFPQCTPPTLVSRRPDIIRAFAAEHGDVILKPLDGMGGTSIFRHRAGDPNLSVILETLTLLGTQQIMAQAYLPAIKDGDKRILMIDGEPIDYCLARIPASGETRGNLAAGGRGEARPLSERDRWIAAQVGPTLRQKGLLFVGLDVIGDYLTEINVTSPTCIREIDAAYGTDIGGQLMDAIDRQLKTR
- a CDS encoding chemotaxis protein CheW; its protein translation is MTTRPQGASLTAFELLLDIDRRCRLLVADQPASGDRLRQWSGIGFRVAGQWFVAPMGEVAEVLREPRSSRVPGVQPWVCGVANLRGRLLPVMDLGRFLGLGSAVPGKQRRVLVLDHEALFVGLLVDEVVGLQHFAIDSLQPALPVTDAAGPFVQGRFERDHDYWAIFSPFALAQAPGFLDVAL
- a CDS encoding YqgE/AlgH family protein — protein: MKNLTPSYLKHQFLIAMPHMADPNFAQTLTYIVEHNAHGAMGLVVNKPQELNLADILEQLRPDETPPASTLQVPIYQGGPVQTDRGFVLHTSECSYQATVELQGLSLSTSQDVLFAIAEGVGPEKSLITLGYAGWEAGQLEAELADNAWLNCAFDPDILFAMTSELRLEAAAASLGINLHLLTSQAGHA